From the genome of Spodoptera frugiperda isolate SF20-4 chromosome 23, AGI-APGP_CSIRO_Sfru_2.0, whole genome shotgun sequence, one region includes:
- the LOC118266961 gene encoding cytochrome P450 18a1 codes for MITVIYNSKLLWGLWWVTNNIVSRISLPLLLVAATALLVLRLVSLLQEMRKLPPGPWGPPVVGYLPFLGVRHKTFLELARNYGALFSARLGNQLTIVLSDYKLIREAFRREEFTGRPNTPLMHTLDGLGIINSEGRLWKSQRRFLHDKLREFGMTYMGNGKKIMEGRIKSEVYELIANLHRAEGAPIDANPLLALGVSNVICGITMSVRFSNGDARFERLNNLIEEGMRLFGEVHYGEYVPLYNYLPGKAQAQEKVAKNREEMFAFYQTLIDEHRETLDVDNVRDLIDVYLIEIEKAKTEGRAGELFEGRDHELQIKQILGDLFSAGMETIKSSLLWMIVFMLRNPDVKRRVQEELDAVIGRERLPAIEDMPNLPYTETTILETLRMSNIVPLATTHSPTKDVHLNGYRIPAGSQVIPLINCVHMDPNLWDEPNKFNPSRFIDETGKIRRPEFFMPFGVGRRMCLGDVLARMEMFMFFACMMHQFDVQMETGDAPPSLEGTVGATIAPKAFRVKFSPRAAPAAAAPDHPHLRHVGAH; via the exons ATGATCACAGTTATATATAATTCCAAATTATTGTGGGGACTATGGTGGGTGACAAACAATATTGTTTCGCGTATTTCGCTGCCGCTGCTGCTGGTGGCGGCCACGGCTTTGCTGGTGCTGCGGCTGGTGTCGCTGCTGCAGGAGATGCGCAAGCTGCCTCCCGGCCCGTGGGGTCCTCCAGTCGTCGGCTACCTGCCCTTCCTCGGAGTGCGCCACAAGACTTTCCTGGAGCTTGCTCGTAACTACGGTGCCCTGTTCTCCGCACGACTCGGAAATCAGTTGACCATCGTTCTCAGCGACTACAAACTCATCAGAGAAGCTTTCCGAAGGGAAGAATTCACTGGACGTCCCAACACCCCGCTCATGCACACCCTGGATGGTCTCG GCATCATCAACAGCGAGGGCCGTCTCTGGAAGAGCCAGCGCCGGTTCCTGCACGACAAACTGCGTGAATTCGGCATGACTTACATGGGAAATGGGAAAAAAATTATGGAGGGCAGAATTAAG agcgAAGTTTATGAGCTTATCGCCAATCTGCACCGCGCGGAGGGAGCACCCATTGACGCGAACCCTCTCCTCGCCTTGGGCGTGTCTAACGTCATCTGCGGCATTACGATGTCCGTGCGCTTCAGTAACGGCGACGCTCGCTTCGAAAGGCTCAACAATCTCATTGAAGAAGGCATGAGGCTGTTTGGAGAAGTTCACTATGGTGAATACGTGCCTCTGTACAAC TATCTTCCCGGCAAAGCTCAAGCACAAGAAAAAGTAGCCAAAAACCGTGAAGAGATGTTTGCTTTCTATCAAACTCTGATTGATGAACATCGTGAAACTCTTGATGTCGATAACGTGAGGGATCTCATCGATGTTTATCTGATCGAGATCGAGAAGGCCAAGACCGAGGGCCGCGCCGGAGAACTATTTGAAGGACGAGACCACG AGCTCCAAATCAAACAAATACTTGGAGACCTGTTCTCGGCCGGCATGGAAACAATCAAGTCGTCACTCTTATGGATGATTGTATTCATGTTGAGGAACCCCGATGTGAAGAGACGCGTACAGGAAGAGCTCGATGCTGTAATTGGTCGCGAACGTCTACCTGCCATCGAAGACATGCCAAATCTCCCATACACCGAGACAACAATCTTAGAAACTCTTCGCATGTCCAACATTGTGCCCCTAGCAACAACGCATTCACCAACTAA GGATGTCCACTTGAATGGCTACAGAATTCCTGCAGGCTCCCAAGTTATTCCTCTGATTAACTGCGTACACATGGACCCCAACTTATGGGACGAGCCCAACAAGTTCAACCCCAGTCGTTTCATAGACGAAACAGGCAAAATCAGGCGACCTGAGTTCTTTATGCCTTTCGGTGTCGGAAGGCGCATGTGTCTGGGCGACGTGTTGGCACGCATGGAAATGTTCATGTTCTTCGCATGCATGATGCACCAGTTCGACGTTCAGATGGAGACGGGAGATGCGCCGCCCTCGCTGGAAGGCACAGTGGGCGCCACCATCGCGCCCAAAGCGTTCCGCGTGAAGTTCAGCCCGCGCGCCGCCCCGGCCGCGGCTGCGCCCGACCACCCCCACCTGCGTCACGTCGGCGCGCACTAG